From a region of the Alosa sapidissima isolate fAloSap1 chromosome 9, fAloSap1.pri, whole genome shotgun sequence genome:
- the LOC121718904 gene encoding uncharacterized protein LOC121718904 isoform X1, producing MGGNQCCVISCRAFSHDHQGRKLDNGLSFYRFPAWKQTGGTQLSDITKRRRMAWIAAVGRSDLTFDKIPVSMKVCSRHFQSVGQPANDMLEEDADWVPHLLLKQDEPSEATTTTTTGAGGDGDELQELDEDNQNGETGGGGGGGGVGGGGERSECEFCSVRRDQINRLLAENQELRYELERRRFDELFLEEDDDKVRYYTGLQCFAVLMGILQHVLPHLSAADDDDHRHASATDTTSTTSSPSTTTPQLSPFQKLLLTLMRLRLDLPVGHLSHLFGVAPETVARVFHATVHALHAQLSPLVHWPERSSLLAAVPPAYASSLGHAAAAVVMLDCLEIPIQRPKSMKGREQTYSCQRHTYTMKYLVAMTPQGAIAFISPAIGGRATDMQVAEASGILERLSSGDYVLAERGFELKESAGVMCAQVKSSAFGKGRRQLDVKRPEETRAQVADVRAHLQQVAEAGRVQQHFMLLERMTVPVNMLLPPPSGGADQLPLLDKIITVCCALLNMCPNIHELSAE from the exons ATGGGTGGCAATCAGTGCTGCGTTATAAGCTGCAGGGCTTTCTCCCACGACCACCAAGGCAGAAAACTGGACAACGGGTTGTCTTTTTACCGTTTCCCGGCGTGGAAGCAGACCGGGGGAACCCAACTCTCTGACATAACAAAGAGACGTCGGATGGCTTGGATAGCCGCGGTGGGACGGTCCGACTTAACTTTCGACAAAATCCCTGTATCAATGAAGGTGTGTTCGCGGCATTTCCAGTCAG TAGGTCAGCCAGCCAATGATATGCTTGAGGAGGACGCTGACTGGGTGCCCCATCTGCTCCTGAAGCAGGACGAGCCCAGCgaggccaccaccaccaccaccactggcgCAGGTGGAGATGGAGACGAGCTACAGGAGCTCGACGAGGACAATCAGAACGGCGAGacgggcggcggcggcggcggcggcggtgtgggcggggggggggagcgGTCCGAGTGCGAGTTCTGCTCGGTGCGGCGGGACCAGATCAACCGTCTGCTGGCGGAGAACCAGGAGCTGCGCTACGAGCTGGAGCGGCGGCGCTTCGACGAGCTCTTCCTGGAGGAGGACGACGACAAGGTGCGCTACTACACCGGGCTGCAGTGCTTCGCCGTGCTCATGGGCATCCTCCAGCACGTCCTGCCCCACCTGTCCGCCGCCGACGACGACGATCACCGCCACGCCTCCGCCACAGACACGACCTCCACGACCTCATCGCCGTCGACGACGACGCCGCAGCTCTCGCCCTTCCAGAAGCTTCTCCTCACGCTGATGCGCCTGCGGCTGGACCTGCCCGTGGGCCACCTGAGCCACCTGTTTGGCGTTGCCCCGGAGACGGTGGCGCGCGTGTTCCATGCGACGGTGCATGCGCTCCACGCCCAGCTCAGCCCGCTGGTGCACTGGCCTGAGAGGAGTAGCCTGCTGGCCGCCGTGCCCCCGGCCTACGCCTCGTCCCTGGGGCACGCAGCCGCCGCCGTCGTCATGCTGGACTGCCTGGAGATCCCCATACAGCGGCCCAAAAGCATGAAGGGACGAGAGCAGACCTACTCCTGCCAGCGACACACCTACACCATGAAGTACCTGGTCGCCATGACGCCGCAGGGGGCCATTGCCTTCATCTCGCCTGCCATTGGGGGACGGGCCACCGACATGCAG GTTGCGGAGGCCAGCGGGATCCTGGAGCGGCTCTCGAGCGGAGACTACGTGCTGGCAGAGCGCGGCTTCGAGCTCAAGGAGAGCGCGGGCGTCATGTGCGCGCAGGTGAAGTCGTCGGCGTTCGGGAAGGGCCGGAGGCAGTTGGACGTGAAGCGCCCGGAGGAGACGCGGGCGCAGGTGGCGGACGTACGGGCGCACCTGCAGCAGGTGGCGGAGGCGGGCCGGGTGCAGCAGCACTTCATGCTGCTGGAGAGGATGACGGTGCCCGTCAACATGCTGCTGCCCCCCCCATCAGGGGGCGCCGACCAGCTGCCGCTGCTCGACAAGATCATCACCGTCTGCTGCGCCCTGCTGAACATGTGCCCCAACATCCACGAACTATcagctgagtga
- the LOC121718904 gene encoding uncharacterized protein LOC121718904 isoform X3, with amino-acid sequence MLEEDADWVPHLLLKQDEPSEATTTTTTGAGGDGDELQELDEDNQNGETGGGGGGGGVGGGGERSECEFCSVRRDQINRLLAENQELRYELERRRFDELFLEEDDDKVRYYTGLQCFAVLMGILQHVLPHLSAADDDDHRHASATDTTSTTSSPSTTTPQLSPFQKLLLTLMRLRLDLPVGHLSHLFGVAPETVARVFHATVHALHAQLSPLVHWPERSSLLAAVPPAYASSLGHAAAAVVMLDCLEIPIQRPKSMKGREQTYSCQRHTYTMKYLVAMTPQGAIAFISPAIGGRATDMQVAEASGILERLSSGDYVLAERGFELKESAGVMCAQVKSSAFGKGRRQLDVKRPEETRAQVADVRAHLQQVAEAGRVQQHFMLLERMTVPVNMLLPPPSGGADQLPLLDKIITVCCALLNMCPNIHELSAE; translated from the exons ATGCTTGAGGAGGACGCTGACTGGGTGCCCCATCTGCTCCTGAAGCAGGACGAGCCCAGCgaggccaccaccaccaccaccactggcgCAGGTGGAGATGGAGACGAGCTACAGGAGCTCGACGAGGACAATCAGAACGGCGAGacgggcggcggcggcggcggcggcggtgtgggcggggggggggagcgGTCCGAGTGCGAGTTCTGCTCGGTGCGGCGGGACCAGATCAACCGTCTGCTGGCGGAGAACCAGGAGCTGCGCTACGAGCTGGAGCGGCGGCGCTTCGACGAGCTCTTCCTGGAGGAGGACGACGACAAGGTGCGCTACTACACCGGGCTGCAGTGCTTCGCCGTGCTCATGGGCATCCTCCAGCACGTCCTGCCCCACCTGTCCGCCGCCGACGACGACGATCACCGCCACGCCTCCGCCACAGACACGACCTCCACGACCTCATCGCCGTCGACGACGACGCCGCAGCTCTCGCCCTTCCAGAAGCTTCTCCTCACGCTGATGCGCCTGCGGCTGGACCTGCCCGTGGGCCACCTGAGCCACCTGTTTGGCGTTGCCCCGGAGACGGTGGCGCGCGTGTTCCATGCGACGGTGCATGCGCTCCACGCCCAGCTCAGCCCGCTGGTGCACTGGCCTGAGAGGAGTAGCCTGCTGGCCGCCGTGCCCCCGGCCTACGCCTCGTCCCTGGGGCACGCAGCCGCCGCCGTCGTCATGCTGGACTGCCTGGAGATCCCCATACAGCGGCCCAAAAGCATGAAGGGACGAGAGCAGACCTACTCCTGCCAGCGACACACCTACACCATGAAGTACCTGGTCGCCATGACGCCGCAGGGGGCCATTGCCTTCATCTCGCCTGCCATTGGGGGACGGGCCACCGACATGCAG GTTGCGGAGGCCAGCGGGATCCTGGAGCGGCTCTCGAGCGGAGACTACGTGCTGGCAGAGCGCGGCTTCGAGCTCAAGGAGAGCGCGGGCGTCATGTGCGCGCAGGTGAAGTCGTCGGCGTTCGGGAAGGGCCGGAGGCAGTTGGACGTGAAGCGCCCGGAGGAGACGCGGGCGCAGGTGGCGGACGTACGGGCGCACCTGCAGCAGGTGGCGGAGGCGGGCCGGGTGCAGCAGCACTTCATGCTGCTGGAGAGGATGACGGTGCCCGTCAACATGCTGCTGCCCCCCCCATCAGGGGGCGCCGACCAGCTGCCGCTGCTCGACAAGATCATCACCGTCTGCTGCGCCCTGCTGAACATGTGCCCCAACATCCACGAACTATcagctgagtga
- the LOC121718904 gene encoding uncharacterized protein LOC121718904 isoform X2, whose protein sequence is MGGNQCCVISCRAFSHDHQGRKLDNGLSFYRFPAWKQTGGTQLSDITKRRRMAWIAAVGRSDLTFDKIPVSMKVCSRHFQSGQPANDMLEEDADWVPHLLLKQDEPSEATTTTTTGAGGDGDELQELDEDNQNGETGGGGGGGGVGGGGERSECEFCSVRRDQINRLLAENQELRYELERRRFDELFLEEDDDKVRYYTGLQCFAVLMGILQHVLPHLSAADDDDHRHASATDTTSTTSSPSTTTPQLSPFQKLLLTLMRLRLDLPVGHLSHLFGVAPETVARVFHATVHALHAQLSPLVHWPERSSLLAAVPPAYASSLGHAAAAVVMLDCLEIPIQRPKSMKGREQTYSCQRHTYTMKYLVAMTPQGAIAFISPAIGGRATDMQVAEASGILERLSSGDYVLAERGFELKESAGVMCAQVKSSAFGKGRRQLDVKRPEETRAQVADVRAHLQQVAEAGRVQQHFMLLERMTVPVNMLLPPPSGGADQLPLLDKIITVCCALLNMCPNIHELSAE, encoded by the exons ATGGGTGGCAATCAGTGCTGCGTTATAAGCTGCAGGGCTTTCTCCCACGACCACCAAGGCAGAAAACTGGACAACGGGTTGTCTTTTTACCGTTTCCCGGCGTGGAAGCAGACCGGGGGAACCCAACTCTCTGACATAACAAAGAGACGTCGGATGGCTTGGATAGCCGCGGTGGGACGGTCCGACTTAACTTTCGACAAAATCCCTGTATCAATGAAGGTGTGTTCGCGGCATTTCCAGTCAG GTCAGCCAGCCAATGATATGCTTGAGGAGGACGCTGACTGGGTGCCCCATCTGCTCCTGAAGCAGGACGAGCCCAGCgaggccaccaccaccaccaccactggcgCAGGTGGAGATGGAGACGAGCTACAGGAGCTCGACGAGGACAATCAGAACGGCGAGacgggcggcggcggcggcggcggcggtgtgggcggggggggggagcgGTCCGAGTGCGAGTTCTGCTCGGTGCGGCGGGACCAGATCAACCGTCTGCTGGCGGAGAACCAGGAGCTGCGCTACGAGCTGGAGCGGCGGCGCTTCGACGAGCTCTTCCTGGAGGAGGACGACGACAAGGTGCGCTACTACACCGGGCTGCAGTGCTTCGCCGTGCTCATGGGCATCCTCCAGCACGTCCTGCCCCACCTGTCCGCCGCCGACGACGACGATCACCGCCACGCCTCCGCCACAGACACGACCTCCACGACCTCATCGCCGTCGACGACGACGCCGCAGCTCTCGCCCTTCCAGAAGCTTCTCCTCACGCTGATGCGCCTGCGGCTGGACCTGCCCGTGGGCCACCTGAGCCACCTGTTTGGCGTTGCCCCGGAGACGGTGGCGCGCGTGTTCCATGCGACGGTGCATGCGCTCCACGCCCAGCTCAGCCCGCTGGTGCACTGGCCTGAGAGGAGTAGCCTGCTGGCCGCCGTGCCCCCGGCCTACGCCTCGTCCCTGGGGCACGCAGCCGCCGCCGTCGTCATGCTGGACTGCCTGGAGATCCCCATACAGCGGCCCAAAAGCATGAAGGGACGAGAGCAGACCTACTCCTGCCAGCGACACACCTACACCATGAAGTACCTGGTCGCCATGACGCCGCAGGGGGCCATTGCCTTCATCTCGCCTGCCATTGGGGGACGGGCCACCGACATGCAG GTTGCGGAGGCCAGCGGGATCCTGGAGCGGCTCTCGAGCGGAGACTACGTGCTGGCAGAGCGCGGCTTCGAGCTCAAGGAGAGCGCGGGCGTCATGTGCGCGCAGGTGAAGTCGTCGGCGTTCGGGAAGGGCCGGAGGCAGTTGGACGTGAAGCGCCCGGAGGAGACGCGGGCGCAGGTGGCGGACGTACGGGCGCACCTGCAGCAGGTGGCGGAGGCGGGCCGGGTGCAGCAGCACTTCATGCTGCTGGAGAGGATGACGGTGCCCGTCAACATGCTGCTGCCCCCCCCATCAGGGGGCGCCGACCAGCTGCCGCTGCTCGACAAGATCATCACCGTCTGCTGCGCCCTGCTGAACATGTGCCCCAACATCCACGAACTATcagctgagtga